Proteins encoded together in one Pithys albifrons albifrons isolate INPA30051 chromosome 29, PitAlb_v1, whole genome shotgun sequence window:
- the ARID5A gene encoding AT-rich interactive domain-containing protein 5A has protein sequence MENNQPAQQDPPEPTTTNPIEAPGAEDGSEREKPVGDGEKEKEKEKEEEEAFLVSLYKFMKDRHTPIERIPHLGFKQINLWKIYKAVEKLGAYELVTGRRLWKNVYDELGGSPGSTSAATCTRRHYERLVLPYVRHLKGEEDKPLPPSKPRRQYKSAKDEKGRRGRKEKGREQVAPDRAKAEVAAGGEDSGDPPERGRLAQGPPPRCPSPAVPAPSPPGRCPSPCRAHSETYKRLFSSFYSKGNHPIMSPLAKKKLLAQVSEAESLRCHKRHCPEGRWVPSDATPGQRSPEPSGAQDTAPSAGTEAGASPGGTDPQGCPRAEGPPPAVFTGYFHACRSEGLPGAPHPLWGYFSSLKDFLEPEQPQDLRGKAWEGRGAAVQAWVPPGAGHDPRQEEEEDEEEDEDEEEPFGPRLGAVSPVLRAAESRDRGRSPPRCHRGLPKPRPVVATPGFSALHFPAGFGNPLEPQGVPAAPALSGSPFLIPAFPSPLVVGPAQPPQLLPSSAPRHRPYPWHSPRPLGARPVPGAHPVPGTHRHARL, from the exons ATGGAGAACAACCAACCAGCGCAACAAGACCCCCCAGaacccaccaccaccaaccCCATC GAGGCTCCGGGCGCCGAGGATGGATCCGAGCGGGAGAAGCCCGTGGGGGACGGcgagaaggagaaggagaaggagaaggaggaggaggaagcttTTCTGGTCAGTCTCTACAAGTTCATGAAGGACCGACACACCCCCATCGAGAGGATCCCCCACCTCGGCTTCAAGCAGA TTAACCTCTGGAAGATCTACAAAGCCGTGGAGAAGTTGGGAGCCTACGAGCTG GTGACAGGGCGCCGGCTCTGGAAGAACGTGTATGACGAGCTCGGGGGCAGCCCCGGCAGCACCAGCGCTGCCACCTGCACCCGGCGGCACTACGAGAG GCTGGTGCTTCCCTACGTGCGGCACCTGAAGGGCGAGGAGGACAAGCCGCTGCCCCCCAGCAAACCCCGCCGGCAGTACAAGAGTGCCAAGGACgagaagggcaggaggggcaggaaggagaagggtCGGGAGCAG GTGGCCCCGGACAGGGCGAAGGCGGAGGTGGCAGCGGGCGGCGAGGACAGCGGGGACCCGCCGGAGCGGGGCCggctggcacagggaccccccccGCGCTGCCCCAGCCCGGCCGTGCCCGCCCCCAGCCCCCCGGGacgctgccccagcccctgccgCGCCCACAGCGAGACCTACAAGCGCCTTTTCTCCAGCTTCTACTCCAAAGGGAACCACCCCATCATGTCCCCGCTGGCCAAGAAGAAGCTGCTGGCGCAGGTGAGCGAGGCCGAGTCCCTGCGCTGCCACAAACGCCACTGCCCCGAGGGCCGGTGGGTACCGAGCGATGCCACTCCCGGGCAGAGGAGCCCGGAGCCCTCGGGAGCTCAGGATACAGCTCCGAGCGCCGGGACCGAGGCGGGCGCGTCCCCCGGGGGCACAGACCCCCAGGGGTGCCCGCGGGCAGAGGGGCCACCACCCGCCGTGTTCACCGGGTACTTCCACGCGTGCCGCAGCGAGGGGCTGCCCGGAGCCCCCCACCCGCTCTGGGGGTACTTCTCCAGCCTCAAGGATTTTCTGGAGCCGGAGCAGCCGCAGGACCTGCGGGGCAAAGCCTGGGAGGGCCGGGGGGCCGCCGTGCAGGCCTGGGTGCCCCCGGGGGCCGGGCACGACCCccggcaggaggaggaggaggacgaggaggaggatgaggatgaggaggagccCTTCGGCCCCAGGCTGGGCGCCGTGTCCCCAGTCCTTAGGGCGGCCGAGAGCAGGGACCGGGGCCGCAGCCCCCCGAGGTGCCACCGAGGGCTGCCCAAGCCCAGGCCCGTGGTTGCCACTCCCGGCTTTTCCGCGCTGCACTTCCCGGCGGGTTTCGGGAACCCCCTGGAGCCGCAGGGTGTGCCCGCGGCCCCCGCGCTCTCGGGCAGCCCCTTCCTCATCCCCGCCTTCCCCAGCCCCTTGGTGGTGGGCCCGGCGCAGCCCCcgcagctgctccccagcagcGCCCCCCGGCATCGGCCCtacccctggcacagcccccgcCCCCTCGGCGCCCGCCCCGTGCCCGGCGCCCACCCCGTGCCCGGCACCCACCGCCACGCCAGGCTGTAG